In a genomic window of Acidilobus saccharovorans 345-15:
- a CDS encoding signal recognition particle protein Srp54 yields the protein MLEGLREAVRKFLGGGSTYKDSVEEFIRDLQRELIRADVNVALVKRLSDAIRQRALEQEPPPGVSRRDWFLKIVYEELVKVFGGEEPPSVEPRKVPWVILLVGVQGSGKTTTAGKLARFYSARGYRVGLVETDTYRPGALEQLRTLAQMSGALFYGEPAGRAEEIASRGVKELESRGAQVIIVDTAGRHGYGDEQALLDEMRRIADAVSPDEVALVVDAAIGQRAFDLARRFHEATPIGTIIVTKLDGTAKGGGVLSAVAATGARVKFVGTGEKVDELEPFDPQGFVSRIMGLGDIRSLLERVREAEAEERAVKVVEEDIEKGRVNMRTIYAQLKSIRRLGPLSRVLEMLPLSTLPVKVGDEQVKLGEEKINKWLHIIESMTYEELDDPDIIDRSRMRRIAVGSGTTVNDVKELLAYYKSVKAVVKRLKRDRSLLRRFGLQAGE from the coding sequence GGGACCTGCAGAGGGAGCTCATAAGGGCGGACGTCAACGTCGCACTTGTAAAGAGGCTCAGCGACGCCATAAGGCAGAGGGCCCTCGAGCAGGAGCCGCCCCCGGGCGTCAGCAGGAGGGACTGGTTCCTGAAGATAGTCTATGAGGAGCTTGTCAAGGTGTTCGGGGGAGAGGAGCCGCCGAGCGTGGAGCCGAGGAAGGTGCCCTGGGTGATCCTCCTCGTGGGCGTGCAGGGCTCGGGGAAGACCACAACGGCGGGCAAGCTCGCCAGGTTCTACAGCGCCAGGGGCTACAGGGTAGGCCTGGTGGAGACCGACACCTACAGGCCCGGGGCCCTCGAGCAGCTGAGGACCCTGGCCCAGATGTCAGGGGCCCTCTTCTACGGGGAGCCCGCTGGGAGGGCCGAGGAGATAGCCTCCAGGGGGGTCAAGGAGCTCGAGTCCAGGGGGGCCCAGGTCATCATAGTTGACACCGCCGGGAGGCACGGCTACGGCGACGAGCAGGCGCTCCTGGACGAGATGAGGAGGATAGCCGACGCCGTGAGCCCCGACGAGGTGGCCCTCGTGGTTGACGCCGCCATAGGCCAGAGGGCCTTCGACCTTGCAAGGAGGTTCCACGAGGCCACACCGATCGGCACAATAATAGTGACAAAGCTTGACGGCACGGCCAAGGGCGGAGGGGTTCTCTCGGCCGTCGCGGCCACGGGGGCGAGGGTTAAGTTCGTGGGCACGGGCGAGAAGGTGGACGAGCTGGAGCCCTTCGACCCCCAGGGCTTCGTCTCAAGGATCATGGGCCTCGGCGACATAAGGTCGCTGCTGGAGAGGGTCAGGGAGGCCGAGGCCGAGGAGAGGGCTGTAAAGGTAGTGGAGGAGGACATAGAGAAGGGCAGGGTCAACATGAGGACCATATACGCCCAGCTCAAGTCAATAAGGAGGCTGGGCCCGCTGAGCAGGGTCCTGGAGATGCTGCCCCTGTCCACGCTCCCTGTCAAGGTTGGCGACGAGCAGGTGAAGCTCGGGGAGGAGAAGATCAACAAGTGGCTTCACATAATAGAGAGCATGACTTACGAGGAGCTTGACGACCCGGACATAATAGACAGGTCGAGGATGAGGAGGATAGCTGTGGGCAGCGGGACCACGGTTAACGACGTCAAGGAGCTGCTGGCCTACTACAAGTCAGTCAAGGCGGTGGTCAAGAGGCTGAAGAGGGACAGGTCCCTCCTCAGGAGGTTTGGCCTGCAGGCTGGGGAGTAG
- a CDS encoding DNA/RNA-binding protein AlbA (Sso10b; forms dimers; interacts with silencing protein Sir2 which regulates Alba by deacetylation of a lysine residue which affects DNA binding affinity; binds double-stranded DNA tightly distributed uniformly and abundantly on the chromosome) — protein sequence MSQGQENVVLIGKKPVVNYMLALIEVFNSSPSAEVKVKARGKAICKAVDVISAVKARYFTNLYVKSFSADYEEVDTDKGKVKLPAVEITVALAPQGSQPTPQPAGQTS from the coding sequence ATGTCGCAGGGCCAGGAGAACGTGGTGCTCATAGGCAAGAAGCCCGTAGTTAACTACATGCTTGCCCTCATAGAGGTCTTCAACTCGTCCCCCTCGGCCGAGGTCAAGGTTAAGGCCAGGGGGAAGGCCATATGCAAGGCCGTTGACGTGATAAGCGCCGTGAAGGCCAGGTACTTCACGAACCTCTATGTCAAGTCCTTCTCGGCGGACTACGAGGAGGTCGACACAGACAAAGGCAAGGTGAAGCTCCCGGCCGTGGAGATAACGGTGGCCCTCGCCCCGCAGGGCTCCCAGCCTACTCCCCAGCCTGCAGGCCAAACCTCCTGA
- a CDS encoding ABC transporter ATP-binding protein, translating to MGQAVLELRDVRKRFGDREALRGVSVSIGEGEFLGLVGPNGAGKTTLIRVSLGLLRRDSGDVRLFGRDPFLDPTARESVGVIFERPSLPATMPVIELLRRAARIYGVPESDVREAVKLAGLEGHESRPFGQLSAGLKQRAAIAHALVASPKFLVADEPTSNLDPVERASVLETLSRLKKERGVTILLSSHVLSEVLRVVDRIVVIKQGSVVAQGAPDEVIGSIKVARVRAPDPQALAKALIGRGLNAEAGVQEVTVRLRGPDDERALLLALADAVSSGIRYYGIDLVEPGLEELLREVS from the coding sequence TTGGGCCAGGCCGTGCTGGAGCTCAGGGACGTGCGGAAGAGGTTCGGGGACAGGGAGGCCCTGAGGGGCGTCAGCGTGAGCATTGGGGAGGGCGAGTTCCTGGGCCTCGTGGGCCCCAACGGCGCGGGCAAGACAACCCTCATAAGGGTCTCCCTGGGCCTCCTGAGGAGGGACTCGGGCGACGTCAGGCTGTTCGGCAGGGACCCCTTCCTTGACCCCACGGCGAGGGAGAGCGTGGGGGTCATATTTGAGAGGCCCTCCCTCCCGGCGACCATGCCGGTCATAGAGCTGCTGAGGAGGGCTGCCAGGATCTACGGGGTGCCCGAGTCTGACGTGAGGGAGGCGGTTAAGCTGGCAGGCCTCGAGGGCCACGAGTCCAGGCCCTTCGGCCAGCTCTCGGCAGGCCTCAAGCAGAGGGCAGCCATAGCCCACGCCCTCGTGGCCTCCCCAAAGTTTCTTGTGGCCGACGAGCCCACCAGCAACCTTGACCCCGTCGAGAGGGCCTCCGTGCTCGAGACGCTCTCAAGGCTAAAGAAGGAGAGGGGGGTGACGATACTGCTCTCAAGCCACGTGCTCTCCGAGGTGCTGAGGGTCGTCGACAGGATAGTCGTGATAAAGCAGGGCTCTGTGGTGGCCCAAGGGGCCCCCGACGAGGTCATAGGGTCCATCAAGGTCGCCAGGGTCAGGGCGCCTGACCCCCAGGCGCTGGCAAAGGCGCTCATCGGGAGGGGGCTCAACGCGGAGGCCGGGGTCCAGGAGGTCACGGTCAGGCTCAGGGGGCCTGACGACGAGAGGGCCCTCCTGCTGGCGCTTGCGGACGCAGTGAGCTCCGGCATAAGGTACTACGGCATAGACCTGGTGGAGCCTGGCCTCGAGGAGCTCCTGAGGGAGGTGAGCTGA
- a CDS encoding SDR family oxidoreductase codes for MSCNAIVTGASRGIGLEAARALASRGCDELLVARDRAGLEEASRELSSKYGVKAIPRPADMTSRESEAIVDEARSLLGDIDVAFVSYGNPPCEPCEPADASWDDWQYAASMYLVFPARLLGRLARVNGRKATVILVSSFSSRSPMWPTGVSDVVRAGLPAMAKLFSRAYPGSLRVIVLELGSFRTPGAERLIGELARREGVSAEDYWSRVASMSPLRRLGRPEELRELIAWLAFSPEYLTGVTVLFDGATLQSL; via the coding sequence TTGAGCTGCAACGCAATAGTCACAGGGGCCAGCAGGGGCATAGGCCTCGAGGCGGCCAGGGCCCTGGCCTCGAGGGGCTGCGACGAGCTCCTGGTCGCAAGGGACAGGGCGGGGCTCGAGGAGGCCTCCAGGGAGCTGTCATCGAAGTACGGGGTTAAGGCCATACCAAGGCCCGCCGACATGACGTCAAGGGAGTCGGAGGCCATAGTTGACGAGGCCAGGTCCCTCCTGGGCGACATAGACGTGGCATTTGTGAGCTACGGCAACCCCCCGTGCGAGCCCTGCGAGCCCGCCGACGCCAGCTGGGACGACTGGCAGTACGCCGCCTCCATGTACCTCGTGTTCCCCGCCAGGCTCCTGGGGAGGCTTGCCAGGGTCAACGGGAGGAAGGCCACAGTGATACTGGTCTCCAGCTTCTCCTCCAGGTCGCCCATGTGGCCCACCGGGGTAAGCGACGTCGTGAGGGCCGGCCTCCCGGCCATGGCGAAGCTCTTCTCAAGGGCCTACCCGGGGTCGCTCAGGGTCATAGTCCTTGAGCTGGGCAGCTTCAGGACCCCCGGGGCTGAGAGGCTCATAGGTGAGCTCGCGAGGAGGGAGGGCGTGAGCGCCGAGGACTACTGGTCAAGGGTCGCCTCCATGTCGCCCCTGAGGAGGCTCGGGAGGCCGGAGGAGCTGAGGGAGCTCATAGCGTGGCTCGCCTTCTCGCCCGAGTACCTCACCGGCGTCACCGTGCTCTTCGACGGGGCCACGCTGCAGTCCCTCTAG